One window of the Salvia splendens isolate huo1 chromosome 1, SspV2, whole genome shotgun sequence genome contains the following:
- the LOC121810682 gene encoding serine carboxypeptidase-like 42 isoform X2 — MWWLAATVVVGLVAGGGYAFPEEDLVVKLPGQPPVNFRQYAGYVDVDVKNGRSLFYYFVEAADDPHHKPLTLWLNGGPGCSSMGGGAFTELGPFFPRGDGRSLRVNSKSWNKASNLLFVESPAGVGWSYSNTSSDYKCGDASTAMDMHMFMMGWYTKFPTFRTRDLFLTGESYAGHYIPQLAIALIDHNEHSKDFKFNIKGVAIGNPLLRLDRDVPATYEFFWSHGMISDEVGLAIMNDCDFDDYTFASPHNVSKSCNEAISKAVEIVGEYINSYDVILDVCYPSIVEQELRLKKLATKISVGVDVCMTYERRFYFNLPEVQKALHANRTNLPHSWSMCSSLLNYNEVDGNIDILPLLKRIIRNHIPVWIFSGDQDSVVPLLGSRTLVRELAHDLAFKITVPYGAWFHKGQVGGWITEYGNLLTFATVRGAAHMVPYAQPSRALHLFSSFVRGKRLPNNTRPSIDE; from the exons ATGTGGTGGCTGGCAGCGACTGTGGTGGTGGGGCTGGTGGCTGGGGGTGGTTATGCCTTCCCGGAGGAGGATCTGGTGGTCAAATTGCCAGGTCAGCCTCCGGTGAATTTCAGGCAGTATGCAGGCTATGTCGACGTGGACGTAAAAAATGGGAGGAGTTTGTTTTACTATTTTGTGGAAGCTGCTGATGACCCTCATCACAAGCCCTTGACTTTATGGCTCAATGGAG GCCCGGGTTGCTCATCAATGGGAGGAGGTGCGTTCACGGAATTAGGTCCTTTCTTTCCTAGAGGAGATGGCCGCAGCCTCCGTGTAAACTCAAAATCTTGGAACAAAG CATCAAATCTTCTGTTTGTTGAGTCTCCAGCCGGTGTAGGGTGGTCGTATTCAAATACCAGCTCGGACTACAAGTGTGGCGATGCATCCACAG caatggatatgcacATGTTCATGATGGGATGGTACACAAAGTTTCCTACATTTCGAACCAGAGATTTATTTCTCACGGGTGAAAGTTATGCCG GGCATTACATCCCGCAGTTAGCTATTGCTCTTATCGACCACAACGAGCATTCTAAAGACTTCAAGTTCAACATTAAGGGTGTTGCT ATTGGCAACCCGCTTCTAAGGCTTGATCGTGATGTTCCAGCAACGTACGAATTTTTCTGGTCACACGGAATGATTTCAGATGAAGTTGGGCTTGCCATTATGAATGACTGTGACTTCGATGATTATACATTTGCTAGTCCGCACAATGTGTCTAAATCCTGTAACGAGGCCATATCCAAGGCAGTTGAGATTGTTGGTGAATATATTAATAGCTACGATGTTATTCTGGATGTGTGCTATCCATCCATTGTAGAGCAAGAACTGCGACTAAAGAAACTG GCTACCAAGATCAGTGTTGGAGTAGACGTCTGCATGACCTACGAGAGGCGCTTCTACTTCAACCTTCCCGAGGTTCAAAAGGCGCTACATGCAAATCGAACCAATCTACCGCATAGTTGGTCTATGTGCAGCAG CCTTCTGAACTACAACGAGGTAGACGGTAACATTGACATTCTTCCTTTGCTAAAGAGGATCATTCGAAATCACATTCCAGTTTGGATTTTTAG TGGGGATCAAGATTCGGTTGTGCCTTTACTTGGTTCGCGTACATTAGTACGTGAGCTTGCTCATGATCTTGCGTTCAAGATCACAGTCCCATATGGAGCATGGTTCCATAAAGGACAGGTGGGAGGTTGGATCACTGAGTATGGAAACTTGCTGACTTTCGCAACGGTTAGAGGTGCTGCTCATATGGTGCCTTATGCACAGCCATCAAGGGCTTTGCATCTCTTCAGCTCATTTGTTCGAGGCAAGCGCCTGCCAAACAACACGCGGCCTTCCATCGATGAATAA
- the LOC121810682 gene encoding serine carboxypeptidase-like 42 isoform X1 — protein MQRKGGFLISFSEMWWLAATVVVGLVAGGGYAFPEEDLVVKLPGQPPVNFRQYAGYVDVDVKNGRSLFYYFVEAADDPHHKPLTLWLNGGPGCSSMGGGAFTELGPFFPRGDGRSLRVNSKSWNKASNLLFVESPAGVGWSYSNTSSDYKCGDASTAMDMHMFMMGWYTKFPTFRTRDLFLTGESYAGHYIPQLAIALIDHNEHSKDFKFNIKGVAIGNPLLRLDRDVPATYEFFWSHGMISDEVGLAIMNDCDFDDYTFASPHNVSKSCNEAISKAVEIVGEYINSYDVILDVCYPSIVEQELRLKKLATKISVGVDVCMTYERRFYFNLPEVQKALHANRTNLPHSWSMCSSLLNYNEVDGNIDILPLLKRIIRNHIPVWIFSGDQDSVVPLLGSRTLVRELAHDLAFKITVPYGAWFHKGQVGGWITEYGNLLTFATVRGAAHMVPYAQPSRALHLFSSFVRGKRLPNNTRPSIDE, from the exons ATGCAGAGGAAAGGCGGTTTCTTGATTTCATTTTCTGAGATGTGGTGGCTGGCAGCGACTGTGGTGGTGGGGCTGGTGGCTGGGGGTGGTTATGCCTTCCCGGAGGAGGATCTGGTGGTCAAATTGCCAGGTCAGCCTCCGGTGAATTTCAGGCAGTATGCAGGCTATGTCGACGTGGACGTAAAAAATGGGAGGAGTTTGTTTTACTATTTTGTGGAAGCTGCTGATGACCCTCATCACAAGCCCTTGACTTTATGGCTCAATGGAG GCCCGGGTTGCTCATCAATGGGAGGAGGTGCGTTCACGGAATTAGGTCCTTTCTTTCCTAGAGGAGATGGCCGCAGCCTCCGTGTAAACTCAAAATCTTGGAACAAAG CATCAAATCTTCTGTTTGTTGAGTCTCCAGCCGGTGTAGGGTGGTCGTATTCAAATACCAGCTCGGACTACAAGTGTGGCGATGCATCCACAG caatggatatgcacATGTTCATGATGGGATGGTACACAAAGTTTCCTACATTTCGAACCAGAGATTTATTTCTCACGGGTGAAAGTTATGCCG GGCATTACATCCCGCAGTTAGCTATTGCTCTTATCGACCACAACGAGCATTCTAAAGACTTCAAGTTCAACATTAAGGGTGTTGCT ATTGGCAACCCGCTTCTAAGGCTTGATCGTGATGTTCCAGCAACGTACGAATTTTTCTGGTCACACGGAATGATTTCAGATGAAGTTGGGCTTGCCATTATGAATGACTGTGACTTCGATGATTATACATTTGCTAGTCCGCACAATGTGTCTAAATCCTGTAACGAGGCCATATCCAAGGCAGTTGAGATTGTTGGTGAATATATTAATAGCTACGATGTTATTCTGGATGTGTGCTATCCATCCATTGTAGAGCAAGAACTGCGACTAAAGAAACTG GCTACCAAGATCAGTGTTGGAGTAGACGTCTGCATGACCTACGAGAGGCGCTTCTACTTCAACCTTCCCGAGGTTCAAAAGGCGCTACATGCAAATCGAACCAATCTACCGCATAGTTGGTCTATGTGCAGCAG CCTTCTGAACTACAACGAGGTAGACGGTAACATTGACATTCTTCCTTTGCTAAAGAGGATCATTCGAAATCACATTCCAGTTTGGATTTTTAG TGGGGATCAAGATTCGGTTGTGCCTTTACTTGGTTCGCGTACATTAGTACGTGAGCTTGCTCATGATCTTGCGTTCAAGATCACAGTCCCATATGGAGCATGGTTCCATAAAGGACAGGTGGGAGGTTGGATCACTGAGTATGGAAACTTGCTGACTTTCGCAACGGTTAGAGGTGCTGCTCATATGGTGCCTTATGCACAGCCATCAAGGGCTTTGCATCTCTTCAGCTCATTTGTTCGAGGCAAGCGCCTGCCAAACAACACGCGGCCTTCCATCGATGAATAA
- the LOC121810542 gene encoding DExH-box ATP-dependent RNA helicase DExH12-like — protein sequence MAHPGGGAEAHARFKQYEYRANSSLVLTTDSRPRDTHEPTGEPESLWGKIDPKSFGDRAYRDKPPELEEKLKKSKKKKEREPTLDAAPPRSKKRRLQEESVLNSSDEGVYQPKTKETRAAYEAMLSVIQQQLGGQPLNIVSGAADEILAVLKNETFKNPEKKKEIEKLLNPIPNSTFDDLVSLGKRITDYHDGGDAGDTAVNGDDGLDDDVGVAVEFEENEEEQEESDLDMVPEDEEEDDDVTEVDGSGAMQMGGIDDDEEHEAMEGMALNVQDIDAYWLQRKISQAYDQNIDPQQSQKLAEEVLKILAEGDDREVETKLVVHLQFDKFKLIKFLLCNRLKVVWCTRLARAEDQEKRKEIEEEMIALGPDHAAILEQLHATRATAKERQKNVEKSIRVEARRLKDETGGDGGRERQDLVDRDADGGWLKGQRQLLDLDDLVFQQGGLLMANKKCELPVGSYRNHKKGYEEVHVPALKPKPLADNEKLVKISDLPDWAQPAFRGMSQLNRVQSKVYDSALFSPENILLCAPTGAGKTNVAMLTILQQIGLNRNSDGSINHSNYKIVYVAPMKALVAEVVGNLSNRLEPYGVKVRELSGDQSLTRQQIEETQIIVTTPEKWDIITRKSGDRTYIQLVKLLIIDEIHLLHDNRGPVLESIIARTVRQIETTKEHIRLVGLSATLPNYEDVAIFLRVKLDKGLFHFDNSYRPVPLAQQYVGITVKKPLQRFQLMNDVCYEKVINVAGKHQVLIFVHSRKETTKTARAIRDTALANDTLSKFLKEDSASREILQSHTELVKSSDLKDLLPYGFAIHNAGMVRADRQIVEELFADGHVQVLVSTATLAWGVNLPAHTVIIKGTQIYNPEKGAWTELSPLDVMQMLGRAGRPQYDTYGEGIIITGHSELQYYLSLMNQQLPIESQFISKLADQLNAEIVLGSVQNAREACKWLSYTYLFVRMVRNPTLYGLAADVLNTDETLEERRADLIHSAATVLDKNNLVKYDRKSGYFQVTDLGRIASYYYITHGTISTYNEHLKPTMGDIELCRLFSLSEEFKYVSVRQDEKMELVKLLDRVPIPIKESLEEPSAKINVLLQAYISQLKLEGLSLTSDMVYITQSAGRLMRALFEIVVKRGWAQLAEKALKLCKMIGKRMWSVQTPLRQFHGIPNEILMKLEKKDLSWERYYDLSSQEIGELIRFPKMGRTLHRCIHQFPKLNLVAHVQPITRSILKVELTITPDFQWDDKIHGYVEPFWIIIEDNDGEHILHHEYFMLKKQYIDEDHTLSFTVPIHEPLPPQYFINVVSDRWLGSQTVLPVSFRHLILPEKYPPPTELLDLQPLPVTALRNPAYESLYHQFKHFNPVQTQVFTVLYNSDDNVLVAAPTGSGKTICAEFAILRNHQKGPESTMRAVYIAPIEALAKERYQDWKKKFGEGLGMRVVELTGETATDLKLLEKGQIIISTPEKWDALSRRWKQRKHVQQVSVFIVDELHLIGGQGGPILEVIVSRMRYIASQLENKIRIVALSSSLANAKDLGEWIGATSHGLFNFPPTVRPVPLEIHIQGVDITNFEARMQAMTKPTYTAIVQHAKNGKPAIVFVPTRKHARMTAVDLMTYSSVDSEQKPLFLLQSSEELDPFVANIKEPMLKETIQFGVGYLHEGLSSTDQDIVKTLFETGCIQVCVMSSTMCWGVPLSAHLVVVMGTQYYDGRENAHSDYPVTDLLQMMGHASRPLVDNSGKCVILCHAPRKDYYKKFLYEAFPVESHLHHYLHDNLNAEVVVGVIQNKQDAVDYLTWTFIYRRLTQNPNYYNLQGVSHRHLSDHLSELVESTISDLEASKCVEVEDDFLLAPANLGLIASYYYISYTTIERFSSSLTSKTKMKGLLEILASASEYEQLPIRPGEEELVRRLIHHQRFSFENPKYTDPNVKANALLQAHFSRQTIGGDLSSDQQEVLIYASRLLQAMVDVISSNGWLSLALLAMEVSQMVTQGMWERDSMLLQLPYFTKELAKRCQENPGKNIETIFDLLEMEDDERRELLQISDTQLMDIARFCNRFPNIDLTYDVLNSENATSGEKVYVQVNLERDLEGRTEVGPVDAPRYPKAKEEGWWLVVGDTKTNQLLAIKRVTFQRKSRVKLDFDAPAEPGKKTYTLYFMCDSYLGCDQEYNFTVDVKEAGSLEEDE from the exons ATGGCTCATCCAGGTGGTGGTGCCGAAGCCCATGCACGGTTCAAGCAGTATGAGTACAGAGCAAACTCAAGTCTTGTCCTTACGACGGACTCTCGACCTCGTGACACCCATGAGCCAACTGGGGAGCCAGAGTCATTATGGGGTAAGATTGACCCTAAATCCTTTGGTGACCGAGCATACAGAGATAAACCTCCTGAGCTGGAGGAGAAGCTTAAGAAatctaagaagaagaaggagcgGGAGCCTACACTTGATGCTGCTCCTCCGAGGAGCAAGAAGAGGCGTCTTCAGGAGGAGAGTGTCCTCAATTCCTCGGACGAAGGTGTTTACCAGCCCAAGACGAAGGAAACAAGAGCTGCCTATGAAGCCATGCTCAGTGTTATTCAGCAACAATTGGGTGGACAGCCCTTGAACATTGTCAGTGGTGCTGCTGATGAGATTTTGGCTGTTCTCAAGAATGAGACCTTCAAGAATcctgaaaagaaaaaggagattGAGAAATTGTTGAACCCCATACCTAACTCTACTTTCGACGATCTAGTTTCCCTTGGGAAACGTATTACTGATTACCATGATGGTGGCGATGCTGGTGATACTGCCGTTAATGGAGATGATGGCCTTGACGACGATGTTGGTGTTGCTGTTGAATTTGAGGAGAATGAAGAGGAGCAGGAGGAGAGTGATCTGGATATGGTACCCGAGGATGAAGAGGAGGACGATGATGTAACTGAAGTAGATGGTTCTGGGGCCATGCAGATGGGTGggattgatgatgatgaggaacATGAAGCTATGGAAGGAATGGCATTGAATGTGCAGGATATTGATGCATATTGGCTTCAGAGGAAGATCTCACAGGCTTATGACCAAAATATTGATCCACAACAGAGTCAAAAACTAGCTGAAGAGGTTCTTAAAATCCTTGCTGAAGGTGATGATCGAGAAGTTGAGACCAAGCTGGTGGTGCATCTACAATTTGATAAGTTTAAACTTATCAAATTTCTCTTGTGTAACCGGTTGAAAGTAGTGTGGTGCACCCGCCTTGCAAGGGCTGAAGACCAAGAGAAGAGAAAGGAGATTGAAGAAGAAATGATAGCTTTAGGGCCAGATCATGCTGCCATCCTGGAGCAGTTGCATGCCACTAGAGCGACTGCCAAGGAGAGGCAAAAGAACGTGGAGAAAAGCATTAGGGTGGAGGCTCGCCGACTCAAGGATGAAACTGGTGGAGATGGTGGGCGTGAGCGTCAGGATCTGGTTGACAGAGATGCCGATGGTGGTTGGTTGAAGGGGCAACGACAACTTCTTGACCTTGACGACCTCGTCTTCCAACAAGGTGGCCTGCTGATGGCCAACAAAAAATGTGAGCTCCCAGTGGGTTCTTATAGAAATCATAAGAAAGGCTACGAAGAAGTTCATGTGCCAGCTTTGAAGCCCAAGCCATTGGCTGATAATGAAAAGCTTGTGAAGATATCCGATCTGCCCGACTGGGCGCAACCTGCCTTCCGTGGTATGAGCCAGTTGAACCGGGTCCAGAGTAAGGTTTATGATTCTGCACTATTCTCACCAGAAAATATCTTGTTATGTGCTCCTACTGGGGCTGGGAAAACAAATGTTGCCATGCTTACCATACTTCAGCAAATTGGTCTGAATAGGAATAGTGATGGGTCTATTAATCATAGCAATTATAAGATTGTGTATGTTGCACCTATGAAGGCTCTGGTGGCTGAGGTTGTAGGCAACCTTTCTAATCGCCTGGAGCCATATGGTGTCAAAGTTAGAGAACTGAGTGGAGATCAGTCACTGACTCGTCAGCAAATTGAAGAAACTCAGATCATAGTGACGACCCCTGAGAAGTGGGATATTATTACTAGGAAATCGGGTGATCGCACTTACATACAGCTTGTAAAACTCTTGATTATTGATGAGATCCATCTTCTTCATGATAATAGAGGTCCTGTGCTTGAAAGTATAATTGCAAGAACTGTTCGTCAAATTGAAACTACCAAAGAGCACATTCGGCTTGTTGGGTTATCTGCTACACTTCCAAATTATGAAGATGTTGCAATATTTTTACGAGTTAAACTAGACAAGGGGCTGTTCCACTTTGATAATAGCTATCGGCCTGTTCCTTTGGCTCAGCAGTATGTCGGGATTACAGTTAAGAAACCATTGCAAAGATTTCAATTGATGAATGATGTTTGCTATGAGAAGGTGATCAATGTCGCTGGAAAGCATCAGGTGTTAATCTTTGTGCACTCGAGGAAAGAAACAACGAAAACTGCTCGTGCAATTCGTGACACTGCCCTTGctaatgatactctgagtaaATTCTTGAAGGAGGATAGTGCAAGTCGTGAAATTCTCCAGTCTCATACAGAGCTAGTTAAGAGCAGTGATCTTAAGGACCTATTACCTTATGGGTTTGCGATCCATAATGCTGGGATGGTTAGAGCTGACCGCCAAATTGTTGAAGAGCTTTTTGCAGATGGGCATGTGCAGGTCCTGGTCTCCACTGCAACTCTAGCTTGGGGTGTTAATTTGCCTGCTCATACTGTTATTATCAAAGGTACTCAAATCTACAATCCTGAAAAAGGAGCATGGACTGAGTTGAGTCCTCTAGATGTCATGCAGATGCTTGGCCGTGCTGGAAGGCCTCAATATGACACTTATGGTGAAGGAATCATTATAACTGGGCATAGTGAGTTGCAATATTATCTATCATTGATGAATCAACAGCTACCTATTGAAAGCCAGTTTATTTCAAAATTGGCTGATCAGTTGAATGCAGAAATTGTCCTTGGTAGCGTACAGAATGCTAGAGAAGCATGCAAATGGCTCTCATACACTTACCTTTTTGTTCGAATGGTGCGTAATCCTACGCTTTATGGTTTGGCGGCTGATGTTCTGAACACAGACGAAAccttggaggaaaggagagcTGATCTA ATTCATTCAGCTGCAACGGTACTGGACAAGAATAATCTGGTGAAGTATGACAGAAAAAGTGGATACTTCCAGGTCACTGACTTGGGTCGCATTGCTAGTTATTACTATATAACCCACGGGACTATTTCAACGTACAATGAGCATTTGAAGCCCACGATGGGTGATATTGAGCTTTGTCGTCTGTTCTCCCTCAGTGAAGAGTTCAAGTATGTCTCTGTGAGACAAGATGAGAAGATGGAGCTGGTCAAGCTTTTAGACCGTGTCCCAATACCAATCAAAGAGAGTCTTGAGGAACCTAGTGCCAAAATTAATGTTCTTCTTCAAGCTTATATTTCCCAGTTGAAGCTTGAAGGACTATCATTGACATCTGATATGGTTTATATCACTCAG AGTGCTGGACGTCTGATGCGAGCCCTATTTGAGATAGTTGTAAAAAGGGGATGGGCACAATTGGCAGAGAAGGCCCTAAAACTGTGTAAAATGATAGGCAAGAGAATGTGGAGCGTGCAGACACCACTTCGTCAGTTCCATGGTATTCCAAACGAAATCTTGATGAAGTTGGAAAAGAAAGATTTGTCCTGGGAAAGGTACTATGATCTTTCTTCGCAGGAGATCGGAGAACTTATCCGTTTCCCTAAAATGGGAAGAACACTTCATAGATGCATTCATCAGTTCCCAAAACTGAACCTGGTTGCACATGTTCAGCCGATTACTCGCTCTATTTTGAAAGTTGAACTGACAATTACACCGGATTTCCAGTGGGATGACAAGATCCATGGCTATGTGGAGCCCTTTTGGATCATTATTGAGGATAATGATGGGGAGCATATTCTTCAtcatgaatattttatgttgaaGAAACAGTATATAGATGAGGATCACACGCTTAGTTTCACTGTTCCTATACATGAACCACTACCTCCACAATATTTCATCAATGTTGTGTCTGATAGGTGGCTAGGGTCACAGACTGTTCTCCCGGTTTCTTTCAGACACCTCATTTTGCCAGAAAAATATCCTCCTCCAACTGAGTTGCTTGATTTGCAGCCCCTACCTGTTACAGCACTGAGGAATCCAGCTTATGAATCCCTCTATCACCAGTTCAAGCATTTCAATCCCGTCCAAACCCAGGTCTTCACGGTCTTGTATAACTCAGATGACAATGTCCTGGTTGCTGCACCAACTGGCAGTGGGAAGACCATATGTGCCGAGTTTGCTATTTTGAGAAATCATCAAAAGGGACCTGAAAGTACCATGCGGGCTGTCTATATTGCCCCTATCGAAGCTCTCGCAAAGGAAAGGTATCAGGATTGGAAGAAAAAATTTGGAGAGGGTCTTGGAATGAGGGTGGTTGAATTAACTGGGGAGACGGCAACGGACTTGAAACTTCTCGAGAAAGGTCAAATAATCATAAGCACTCCTGAGAAATGGGATGCTTTATCTCGACGGTGGAAACAAAGGAAGCATGTTCAGCAGGTTAGTGTGTTCATTGTTGATGAACTTCATTTGATTGGGGGTCAAGGTGGGCCAATCCTGGAGGTCATCGTCTCTAGGATGAGGTACATTGCTAGTCAGCTGGAGAACAAGATTCGCATTGTTGCCCTGTCAAGTTCTCTTGCAAATGCCAAGGATTTGGGAGAATGGATTGGCGCTACATCCCACGGTCTTTTCAATTTCCCTCCAACTGTTAGGCCCGTACCTTTGGAAATTCACATCCAGGGCGTTGACATCACAAATTTTGAAGCAAGGATGCAAGCCATGACAAAACCTACCTATACAGCAATTGTGCAGCATGCTAAGAATGGGAAACCTGCCATTGTATTTGTTCCTACCAGGAAGCACGCCCGTATGACTGCAGTGGACTTGATGACATATTCAAGTGTGGATAGTGAACAAAAACCATTATTCTTATTACAGTCTTCAGAAGAGTTAGATCCTTTTGTTGCCAACATTAAGGAACCTATGTTGAAGGAGACTATTCAGTTTGGTGTGGGTTATTTGCATGAAGGCCTAAGCAGTACAGATCAGGATATAGTGAAGACATTGTTTGAGACAGGTTGCATCCAAGTCTGTGTGATGAGCAGTACAATGTGTTGGGGAGTCCCTCTGTCTGCTCATCTGGTGGTGGTTATGGGAACACAGTACTATGATGGCAGAGAAAATGCCCATAGTGATTATCCAGTCACTGATTTATTGCAGATGATGGGTCATGCCAGTCGACCGCTTGTAGATAATTCTGGAAAATGTGTCATCCTTTGTCATGCACCGCGCAAGGATTATTACAAGAAGTTCCTCTATGAAGCTTTCCCAGTTGAAAGCCATTTGCATCATTATCTGCATGATAATCTAAACGCTGAGGTGGTGGTCGGGGTCATCCAAAACAAGCAGGATGCGGTGGACTACCTCACTTGGACATTTATCTACCGAAGGCTGACTCAGAACCCAAACTATTACAATCTCCAAGGTGTTAGTCACAGGCATCTCTCAGATCACCTGTCTGAGCTTGTGGAGAGCACCATCAGTGATCTAGAAGCGAGTAAATGTGTTGAAGTCGAGGATGACTTTTTACTGGCTCCTGCAAATCTTGGCCTGATTGCTTCTTATTACTATATTAGTTACACAACAATTGAGCGCTTCAGCTCTTCTCTGACTTCTAAAACAAAGATGAAGGGTCTTTTGGAAATCCTGGCTTCAGCTTCGGAGTATGAGCAGCTTCCAATAAGACCTGGAGAAGAAGAGTTGGTAAGAAGGTTAATCCATCATCAGCGCTTCTCCTTTGAAAATCCCAAGTACACGGATCCAAATGTCAAAGCAAATGCTCTACTGCAAGCTCATTTCTCCAGGCAgacaattggaggagatttgTCTTCCGACCAGCAGGAGGTGCTTATCTATGCAAGCAGGCTTCTTCAGGCTATGGTTGATGTAATTTCAAGCAATGGCTGGCTCAGCCTGGCCCTCCTTGCCATGGAAGTAAGTCAGATGGTAACTCAGGGAATGTGGGAACGTGATTCGATGCTTCTCCAACTTCCTTACTTCACCAAGGAATTGGCTAAGCGGTGCCAGGAAAATCCTGGGAAAAATATTGAGACAATCTTCGATCTGTTGGAAATGGAGGATGATGAAAGGCGGGAGCTATTGCAAATCTCTGATACACAGCTGATGGACATTGCTCGGTTCTGTAATCGCTTCCCTAACATTGATCTGACCTATGATGTGCTGAACAGTGAGAATGCCACAAGTGGGGAGAAGGTTTATGTACAAGTCAACCTCGAACGGGATCTTGAAGGAAGAACTGAGGTCGGACCTGTTGACGCCCCCAGATATCCTAAAGCAAAAGAAGAGGGATGGTGGTTGGTGGTTGGTGATACCAAAACTAATCAGTTGCTCGCCATCAAAAGGGTGACTTTCCAGAGGAAGTCCAGGGTGAAACTCGACTTTGATGCACCTGCAGAACCTGGAAAAAAGACATACACACTATATTTTATGTGTGATTCTTATCTAGGCTGTGATCAAGAGTATAACTTCACTGTGGATGTCAAGGAAGCAGGATCTCTTGAAGAAGATGAATAG